Below is a window of bacterium DNA.
AAGGTGCGGGTCTGGTCGCCCTCGCCGTAGATGGTCAGGGGCTCGCCGCGCATGGCCATGCGCACGAAGCGCGGCAGCACGAAGTCCTCGGTCTGGTTCGGCCCGTAGGTGTTGAAGAAGCGGAAGATGGTGTAGGGCAGGCCGTACTCCCGCTGGTAGCTGGTCAGGTAGGCCTCGCCGATGTTCTTCACCACGGCGTAGGGCAGGCGCGAGTTCAGCGGCGTCGTCTTCTCGTTCTGCGGGATCTCGAACGGCTCGCCGTACACCTCGCTCGACGAGGAGAAGTAGACGCGCCGGACACCGCAGTTCTTGCACAGCTTCAGCACGTTCTCGATGCCCTTGATGTCGTCGAGCACCATCAGCGGGTTCTCGAGGGTGCGCTGCACGCCGACGACGGCGGCGTAGTGGAACACGTAGTCGAACTTGTGCACGAAGAACAGCGGCGCGATGTCGGCCCACTGGTTCACGTCGCACTTGACGAAGAGCACGTTCGAAAGCTCGGTCGGGACCTTGCGCGGGTCGCCGGTGAGCAGGTTGTCCGCCACCACGATGTGGTTGTCCGGATTGGTGGCGAGGCTCTTCGTCAGGGCGCTGGCGATGTTGCCCGCGCCACCCGTGACCAGGATGCTCGGCATGAATAATGTCTCCCGTTGCGCGGCCCTCCGCCGCATGTGATGGCGCACCCAGGCGCGGCCCGGGGCCGGCATGGTGCGGTGCGGCCCAACCTAGGTGTCGGCCGCGGAATCGTCAACTGTAGGCCCCACCCCGGGTTGCGGCTCCGCGAGCAGGTGGATCACATGCCAGGCGATGCCGGGATAGGCGTCCGGCAGGCGTTGCACATGATAACCGAGCTCCTCGAGGCGGCCACGGCCGGCCGCGGCCTTCGCCTCGGCGTCGGCCGCGGCGGCGGCGTCGTACTCGACGACGAGGAGCGGCCGGTGGCGAGCGACGACCCCGACCATGCCGTCGAGGACCTCGGGCTCGGCGCCCTCCACGTCGATCTTCACCACGTCCGGACGCACCTCGGGGCGGGCGGCCAGCCAGGCGTCCAGGGTCACCAGGTCGACCTCGATCTCGCCGACCGGATCGGGCGGGGCGGCGACCGAGTCGAGAGAGGCCCCCCCGGCGTGTCCCGCCAGCACCAGCCGCCCGCGGCCACAGCGGTCGCTCACCGCGGCCCGCACCACCTCCACGTTGCCCAGCCC
It encodes the following:
- a CDS encoding FkbM family methyltransferase translates to MSGGLGGRLVAAWHRRRGRVWQGPGRGLRIEPGPSNPDYADGSNEPPVQEVLARLLTPGATFLDVGANVGFFSALAARLVGPRGRVVAFEPVPANADLVARNAAANGLGNVEVVRAAVSDRCGRGRLVLAGHAGGASLDSVAAPPDPVGEIEVDLVTLDAWLAARPEVRPDVVKIDVEGAEPEVLDGMVGVVARHRPLLVVEYDAAAAADAEAKAAAGRGRLEELGYHVQRLPDAYPGIAWHVIHLLAEPQPGVGPTVDDSAADT
- a CDS encoding NAD-dependent epimerase/dehydratase family protein; the encoded protein is MPSILVTGGAGNIASALTKSLATNPDNHIVVADNLLTGDPRKVPTELSNVLFVKCDVNQWADIAPLFFVHKFDYVFHYAAVVGVQRTLENPLMVLDDIKGIENVLKLCKNCGVRRVYFSSSSEVYGEPFEIPQNEKTTPLNSRLPYAVVKNIGEAYLTSYQREYGLPYTIFRFFNTYGPNQTEDFVLPRFVRMAMRGEPLTIYGEGDQTRTFCYVDDNVGACMNAHERGAFVNDVVNIGGAEEVSIRQLAETVIRVCDSSSELQFLPPLPEGDMTRRCPDVTKMLTLLDAPPVALEEGIARLRDHFAAIGD